In Chelonia mydas isolate rCheMyd1 chromosome 10, rCheMyd1.pri.v2, whole genome shotgun sequence, a single window of DNA contains:
- the FAM214A gene encoding protein FAM214A isoform X3, translating into MVYSGNKGLHREDTLDEYFEYEAEEFLVSLALLITEGRTPEFSVKGRTEGFHCPPAQSSQPLTSKHECTDKLAQCRQARRTRSEVMLLWKNNIPIMIEVMLLPDCCYSDEGPTTEGSDLNDPAIKQDALLLERWILEPVPRQSGDRFIEEKTLLLAVRSFVFFSQLSAWLSVSHGAVPRNILYRVSAADVDLQWTFSQTPTEHVFPVPNVSHTVALKVSVQSLPRQSNYPVLTCSIHTSLGFYEKGIQEHNVHQHCDSIDGEQRSMSSSQRSCGKQTWTLIPEGLLNAKISPEFTTSVRNVKLYPATGFGSAYGTSQSKVQCYNAMGDNKKQPHETSVRTFKSFSLVDPQVPNSQCSRQPIGETNPLIGSLLLERQEVIARIAQHLIHCDPSTSRVTGCPFNMHETSSKVFWNTYEDESLLKKGKETSSVSTANIDIMLSEDCSEDKTRVISENPLVDSHVLMNHCSRQSIGETNPLIGSLLLERQEVIARIAQHLIHCDPATSDITGHPFNIHESSSITSKVFQSSYEDENLLKKGKETSSVSFSKSAVTIKDSSKVKTRTPDTPLTSYRLDGELKASPKPQARRKLILAKPSEVVQNTFQQTPNKTTNSFTSINISYSKENKSELPDKLDAVSGCPHKDQMTNKGIGKQCSNFNTTDEQICKNKLKERTIMSENSNGGSLINPQLDKSKILEGTKKATLMQASDILHKNELKCLDKDPKKPNICEQNTQLVSIENYLNKDHDSFKCKNKQDKLKTAHDENEDPTDYEFQSNSQKKSVEDYLDRCQRLKNADVLRIPPLKHSSIWRKHNFHSLDGTVTKAFHPRTGLPLLSSPVPQRKTQSGCFDLDSSLLRLKCLSTRSPQQYINTDNDPEGHGKPFLSSSAPPITSLSLLGNFEESVLNYRLDPLGIVDGFTAEVGASGVFCPTHMTLPVEVSFYSVSDDNAPSPYMGVITLETLGKRGYRVPPSGTIQVTLFNPNKTVVKMFVVIYDLREMPANHQTFLRQRTFSVPVRREVKRSINKENIRQTEERLLRYLIHLRFQSSKSGKIYLHRDVRLLFSRKSMEVDSGAAYELKSYTESPTNPQFSPRC; encoded by the exons ATGGTTTACAGTGGAAACAAAGGGCTGCACAGAGAAG ATACTTTAGATGAATACTTTGAATATGAAGCTGAGGAATTCCTGGTTTCCTTGGCCTTGTTGATTACTGAAGGTCGAACACCAGAATTTTCTGTAAAGGGTAGAACAGAGGGTTTCCATTGCCCTCCAGCACAGTCAAGTCAACCACTAACATCTAAGCATGAATGCACCGACAAATTGGCCCAG tgtcgtCAAGCCAGACGAACCAGGTCTGAGGTTATGCTACTGTGGAAAAATAATATTCCTATCATGATAGAAGTGATGCTACTTCCAGACTGTTGCTATAGTGATGAAGGGCCCACCACAGAAGGGAGTGATTTAAATGATCCTGCAATCAAACAAGATGCATTGCTGTTAGAAAGGTGGATTTTGGAGCCAGTTCCCCGACA aagTGGAGATCGCTTTATTGAAGAGAAGACGCTCTTATTGGCTGTCcgatcttttgttttcttttctcagttGAGCGCTTGGCTGAGTGTTTCACATGGTGCTGTTCCTCGTAATATTCTGTACAG AGTAAGTGCTGCAGATGTGGACCTGCAATGGACTTTCTCACAGACACCAACTGAACATGTGTTTCCTGTTCCTAATGTTTCTCACACTGTGGCCTTGAAAGTCAGTGTCCAGTCCTTGCCTAGACAATCTAACTATCCAGTTTTGACCTGTAGTATTCACACCAGCCTGGGCTTTTATGAAAAGGGAATACAAGAACATAATGTACATCAGCACTGTGATTCCATTGACGGAGAGCAGCGCAGCATGTCCAGTTCACAGCGTTCATGTGGAAAACAAACATGGACATTGATTCCTGAAGGCTTGCTTAATGCAAAAATATCCCCTGAATTTACTACATCAGTGAGAAATGTAAAACTTTATCCAGCAACTGGTTTTGGGTCTGCCTATGGGACATCACAGTCTAAAGTTCAGTGCTATAATGCAATGGGGGACAATAAGAAACAGCCACATGAAACATCAGTCAGAACTTTTAAATCCTTTTCTTTGGTTGATCCCCAAGTTCCAAATAGTCAGTGTTCCCGTCAGCCCATAGGAGAGACTAATCCTTTGATAGGTTCTTTACTTCTGGAGCGACAGGAAGTTATAGCAAGAATTGCTCAGCACTTGATTCACTGTGATCCATCTACTTCACGTGTTACTGGATGTCCATTCAACATGCATGAAACCAGTTCAAAAGTTTTTTGGAATACTTATGAAGATGAAAGCTTGCTGAAAAAAGGCAAGGAAACATCCTCTGTTTCTACTGCTAACATAGATATTATGTTATCAGAagactgcagtgaagacaagacaaGAGTAATATCAGAGAACCCATTGGTTGATTCCCATGTTCTTATGAACCACTGTTCTCGTCAGTCCATAGGAGAGACTAATCCTTTAATAGGTTCTTTACTTCTGGAGCGACAGGAAGTTATAGCAAGGATTGCCCAACATTTGATTCACTGTGATCCAGCTACTTCAGACATTACTGGGCATCCATTCAATATACATGAAAGCAGTTcaatcacttcaaaagtttttcaaAGTTCATATGAAGATGAAAACTTGTTGAAGAAAGGCAAGGAAACatcctctgtttctttctctaaGTCTGCCGTTACCATAAAAGACAGCAGTAAAGTAAAGACTAGAACACCTGATACCCCTCTTACATCTTATAGACTTGATGGTGAATTGAAGGCTTCTCCAAAACCCCAAGCAAGAAGAAAACTGATTCTAGCAAAACCCAGTGAGGTTGTCCAAAACACATTTCAGCAGACTCCAAATAAAACTACCAATTCGTTTACTAGCATAAATATATCATatagcaaagaaaataaatctgaACTGCCAGATAAACTGGACGCAGTTTCTGGTTGTCCACATAAAGACCAAATGACCAACAAAGGCATTGGTAAACAATGTTCAAATTTCAACACAACTGATGAACAGATTTGCAAAAATAAACTTAAAGAAAGAACAATCATGAGTGAGAATAGCAATGGAGGCTCTTTAATCAATCCACAGTTAGATAAATCCAAAATACTTGAAGGTACAAAAAAAGCGACACTAATGCAGGCATCTGATATTTTGCACAAAAATGAGCTTAAGTGTTTAGATAAAGATCCCAAAAAACCAAATATATGTGAGCAAAATACCCAACTTGTTAGtattgaaaattatttaaataaagacCATGACAgtttcaaatgcaaaaataagCAAGATAAACTGAAAACTGCACATGATGAGAATGAAGACCCAACGGACTATGAATTTCAAAGCAATTCTCAGAAGAAATCTGTAGAAGACTATTTGGATAGGTGTCAACGACTGAAGAATGCAGATGTGCTG AGAATACCACCACTCAAGCATTCAAGTATATGGCGGAAACACAATTTTCACTCTTTGGACGGGACTGTAACCAAGGCTTTCCATCCTCGAACTGGATTGCCTCTACTTTCAAGTCCT GTTCCTCAGAGAAAAACACAATCTGGGTGCTTTGATCTGGACTCATCTTTGCTGCGATTGAAATGTTTGTCTACAAGAAG tcCACAACAATATATAAACACAGACAATGACCCAGAAGGCCACGGGAAACCATTTCTGAGTTCCAGTGCTCCACCCATAACAAGTCTTAGCCTTCTAGGAAACTTTGAG GAGTCTGTCTTGAACTATCGTTTAGATCCCCTAGGCATTGTTGATGGCTTCACTGCTGAGGTGGGAGCAAGTGGAGTCTTTTGCCCTACGCACATGACTCTTCCAGTCGAAGTGTCATTCTACAGTGTTTCAGATGATAATGCACCCTCTCCCTATatg GGTGTGATTACTTTAGAAACCCTTGGTAAAAGGGGTTATCGGGTACCTCCTTCAGGAACCATACAAGTG ACCTTATTTAACCCTAATAAGACTGTGGTGAAAATGTTTGTGGTGATCTATGACTTACGAGAGATGCCAGCCAATCATCAAACATTCCTACGGCAAAGGACTTTTTCTGTTCCTGTGAGACGAGAAGTAAAGAGAAGCATCAATAAAGAAAACATTCGGCAGACTGAAGAAAGACTACTACGCTACCTCATACATCTGAG GTTCCAGAGTTCCAAATCTGGAAAGATCTACCTCCACAGAGATGTAAGACTCCTGTTCTCCcggaaatcaatggaagttgatAGTGGTGCTGCGTATGAACTCAAATCTTACACTGAATCTCCAACAAACCCTCAGTTTTCACCAAGATGTTAG
- the FAM214A gene encoding protein FAM214A isoform X1, whose protein sequence is MVYSGNKGLHREDTLDEYFEYEAEEFLVSLALLITEGRTPEFSVKGRTEGFHCPPAQSSQPLTSKHECTDKLAQCRQARRTRSEVMLLWKNNIPIMIEVMLLPDCCYSDEGPTTEGSDLNDPAIKQDALLLERWILEPVPRQSGDRFIEEKTLLLAVRSFVFFSQLSAWLSVSHGAVPRNILYRVSAADVDLQWTFSQTPTEHVFPVPNVSHTVALKVSVQSLPRQSNYPVLTCSIHTSLGFYEKGIQEHNVHQHCDSIDGEQRSMSSSQRSCGKQTWTLIPEGLLNAKISPEFTTSVRNVKLYPATGFGSAYGTSQSKVQCYNAMGDNKKQPHETSVRTFKSFSLVDPQVPNSQCSRQPIGETNPLIGSLLLERQEVIARIAQHLIHCDPSTSRVTGCPFNMHETSSKVFWNTYEDESLLKKGKETSSVSTANIDIMLSEDCSEDKTRVISENPLVDSHVLMNHCSRQSIGETNPLIGSLLLERQEVIARIAQHLIHCDPATSDITGHPFNIHESSSITSKVFQSSYEDENLLKKGKETSSVSFSKSAVTIKDSSKVKTRTPDTPLTSYRLDGELKASPKPQARRKLILAKPSEVVQNTFQQTPNKTTNSFTSINISYSKENKSELPDKLDAVSGCPHKDQMTNKGIGKQCSNFNTTDEQICKNKLKERTIMSENSNGGSLINPQLDKSKILEGTKKATLMQASDILHKNELKCLDKDPKKPNICEQNTQLVSIENYLNKDHDSFKCKNKQDKLKTAHDENEDPTDYEFQSNSQKKSVEDYLDRCQRLKNADVLRIPPLKHSSIWRKHNFHSLDGTVTKAFHPRTGLPLLSSPVPQRKTQSGCFDLDSSLLRLKCLSTRRYSSFSTHKKVWEYIQWNNYIYKLPQQYINTDNDPEGHGKPFLSSSAPPITSLSLLGNFEESVLNYRLDPLGIVDGFTAEVGASGVFCPTHMTLPVEVSFYSVSDDNAPSPYMGVITLETLGKRGYRVPPSGTIQVTLFNPNKTVVKMFVVIYDLREMPANHQTFLRQRTFSVPVRREVKRSINKENIRQTEERLLRYLIHLRFQSSKSGKIYLHRDVRLLFSRKSMEVDSGAAYELKSYTESPTNPQFSPRC, encoded by the exons ATGGTTTACAGTGGAAACAAAGGGCTGCACAGAGAAG ATACTTTAGATGAATACTTTGAATATGAAGCTGAGGAATTCCTGGTTTCCTTGGCCTTGTTGATTACTGAAGGTCGAACACCAGAATTTTCTGTAAAGGGTAGAACAGAGGGTTTCCATTGCCCTCCAGCACAGTCAAGTCAACCACTAACATCTAAGCATGAATGCACCGACAAATTGGCCCAG tgtcgtCAAGCCAGACGAACCAGGTCTGAGGTTATGCTACTGTGGAAAAATAATATTCCTATCATGATAGAAGTGATGCTACTTCCAGACTGTTGCTATAGTGATGAAGGGCCCACCACAGAAGGGAGTGATTTAAATGATCCTGCAATCAAACAAGATGCATTGCTGTTAGAAAGGTGGATTTTGGAGCCAGTTCCCCGACA aagTGGAGATCGCTTTATTGAAGAGAAGACGCTCTTATTGGCTGTCcgatcttttgttttcttttctcagttGAGCGCTTGGCTGAGTGTTTCACATGGTGCTGTTCCTCGTAATATTCTGTACAG AGTAAGTGCTGCAGATGTGGACCTGCAATGGACTTTCTCACAGACACCAACTGAACATGTGTTTCCTGTTCCTAATGTTTCTCACACTGTGGCCTTGAAAGTCAGTGTCCAGTCCTTGCCTAGACAATCTAACTATCCAGTTTTGACCTGTAGTATTCACACCAGCCTGGGCTTTTATGAAAAGGGAATACAAGAACATAATGTACATCAGCACTGTGATTCCATTGACGGAGAGCAGCGCAGCATGTCCAGTTCACAGCGTTCATGTGGAAAACAAACATGGACATTGATTCCTGAAGGCTTGCTTAATGCAAAAATATCCCCTGAATTTACTACATCAGTGAGAAATGTAAAACTTTATCCAGCAACTGGTTTTGGGTCTGCCTATGGGACATCACAGTCTAAAGTTCAGTGCTATAATGCAATGGGGGACAATAAGAAACAGCCACATGAAACATCAGTCAGAACTTTTAAATCCTTTTCTTTGGTTGATCCCCAAGTTCCAAATAGTCAGTGTTCCCGTCAGCCCATAGGAGAGACTAATCCTTTGATAGGTTCTTTACTTCTGGAGCGACAGGAAGTTATAGCAAGAATTGCTCAGCACTTGATTCACTGTGATCCATCTACTTCACGTGTTACTGGATGTCCATTCAACATGCATGAAACCAGTTCAAAAGTTTTTTGGAATACTTATGAAGATGAAAGCTTGCTGAAAAAAGGCAAGGAAACATCCTCTGTTTCTACTGCTAACATAGATATTATGTTATCAGAagactgcagtgaagacaagacaaGAGTAATATCAGAGAACCCATTGGTTGATTCCCATGTTCTTATGAACCACTGTTCTCGTCAGTCCATAGGAGAGACTAATCCTTTAATAGGTTCTTTACTTCTGGAGCGACAGGAAGTTATAGCAAGGATTGCCCAACATTTGATTCACTGTGATCCAGCTACTTCAGACATTACTGGGCATCCATTCAATATACATGAAAGCAGTTcaatcacttcaaaagtttttcaaAGTTCATATGAAGATGAAAACTTGTTGAAGAAAGGCAAGGAAACatcctctgtttctttctctaaGTCTGCCGTTACCATAAAAGACAGCAGTAAAGTAAAGACTAGAACACCTGATACCCCTCTTACATCTTATAGACTTGATGGTGAATTGAAGGCTTCTCCAAAACCCCAAGCAAGAAGAAAACTGATTCTAGCAAAACCCAGTGAGGTTGTCCAAAACACATTTCAGCAGACTCCAAATAAAACTACCAATTCGTTTACTAGCATAAATATATCATatagcaaagaaaataaatctgaACTGCCAGATAAACTGGACGCAGTTTCTGGTTGTCCACATAAAGACCAAATGACCAACAAAGGCATTGGTAAACAATGTTCAAATTTCAACACAACTGATGAACAGATTTGCAAAAATAAACTTAAAGAAAGAACAATCATGAGTGAGAATAGCAATGGAGGCTCTTTAATCAATCCACAGTTAGATAAATCCAAAATACTTGAAGGTACAAAAAAAGCGACACTAATGCAGGCATCTGATATTTTGCACAAAAATGAGCTTAAGTGTTTAGATAAAGATCCCAAAAAACCAAATATATGTGAGCAAAATACCCAACTTGTTAGtattgaaaattatttaaataaagacCATGACAgtttcaaatgcaaaaataagCAAGATAAACTGAAAACTGCACATGATGAGAATGAAGACCCAACGGACTATGAATTTCAAAGCAATTCTCAGAAGAAATCTGTAGAAGACTATTTGGATAGGTGTCAACGACTGAAGAATGCAGATGTGCTG AGAATACCACCACTCAAGCATTCAAGTATATGGCGGAAACACAATTTTCACTCTTTGGACGGGACTGTAACCAAGGCTTTCCATCCTCGAACTGGATTGCCTCTACTTTCAAGTCCT GTTCCTCAGAGAAAAACACAATCTGGGTGCTTTGATCTGGACTCATCTTTGCTGCGATTGAAATGTTTGTCTACAAGAAGGTATTCATCCTTTTCTACTCACAAGAAAGTGTGGGAGTATATTCAGTGGAATAATTACATATATAAACT tcCACAACAATATATAAACACAGACAATGACCCAGAAGGCCACGGGAAACCATTTCTGAGTTCCAGTGCTCCACCCATAACAAGTCTTAGCCTTCTAGGAAACTTTGAG GAGTCTGTCTTGAACTATCGTTTAGATCCCCTAGGCATTGTTGATGGCTTCACTGCTGAGGTGGGAGCAAGTGGAGTCTTTTGCCCTACGCACATGACTCTTCCAGTCGAAGTGTCATTCTACAGTGTTTCAGATGATAATGCACCCTCTCCCTATatg GGTGTGATTACTTTAGAAACCCTTGGTAAAAGGGGTTATCGGGTACCTCCTTCAGGAACCATACAAGTG ACCTTATTTAACCCTAATAAGACTGTGGTGAAAATGTTTGTGGTGATCTATGACTTACGAGAGATGCCAGCCAATCATCAAACATTCCTACGGCAAAGGACTTTTTCTGTTCCTGTGAGACGAGAAGTAAAGAGAAGCATCAATAAAGAAAACATTCGGCAGACTGAAGAAAGACTACTACGCTACCTCATACATCTGAG GTTCCAGAGTTCCAAATCTGGAAAGATCTACCTCCACAGAGATGTAAGACTCCTGTTCTCCcggaaatcaatggaagttgatAGTGGTGCTGCGTATGAACTCAAATCTTACACTGAATCTCCAACAAACCCTCAGTTTTCACCAAGATGTTAG
- the FAM214A gene encoding protein FAM214A isoform X2, with protein sequence MKPERDTLDEYFEYEAEEFLVSLALLITEGRTPEFSVKGRTEGFHCPPAQSSQPLTSKHECTDKLAQCRQARRTRSEVMLLWKNNIPIMIEVMLLPDCCYSDEGPTTEGSDLNDPAIKQDALLLERWILEPVPRQSGDRFIEEKTLLLAVRSFVFFSQLSAWLSVSHGAVPRNILYRVSAADVDLQWTFSQTPTEHVFPVPNVSHTVALKVSVQSLPRQSNYPVLTCSIHTSLGFYEKGIQEHNVHQHCDSIDGEQRSMSSSQRSCGKQTWTLIPEGLLNAKISPEFTTSVRNVKLYPATGFGSAYGTSQSKVQCYNAMGDNKKQPHETSVRTFKSFSLVDPQVPNSQCSRQPIGETNPLIGSLLLERQEVIARIAQHLIHCDPSTSRVTGCPFNMHETSSKVFWNTYEDESLLKKGKETSSVSTANIDIMLSEDCSEDKTRVISENPLVDSHVLMNHCSRQSIGETNPLIGSLLLERQEVIARIAQHLIHCDPATSDITGHPFNIHESSSITSKVFQSSYEDENLLKKGKETSSVSFSKSAVTIKDSSKVKTRTPDTPLTSYRLDGELKASPKPQARRKLILAKPSEVVQNTFQQTPNKTTNSFTSINISYSKENKSELPDKLDAVSGCPHKDQMTNKGIGKQCSNFNTTDEQICKNKLKERTIMSENSNGGSLINPQLDKSKILEGTKKATLMQASDILHKNELKCLDKDPKKPNICEQNTQLVSIENYLNKDHDSFKCKNKQDKLKTAHDENEDPTDYEFQSNSQKKSVEDYLDRCQRLKNADVLRIPPLKHSSIWRKHNFHSLDGTVTKAFHPRTGLPLLSSPVPQRKTQSGCFDLDSSLLRLKCLSTRRYSSFSTHKKVWEYIQWNNYIYKLPQQYINTDNDPEGHGKPFLSSSAPPITSLSLLGNFEESVLNYRLDPLGIVDGFTAEVGASGVFCPTHMTLPVEVSFYSVSDDNAPSPYMGVITLETLGKRGYRVPPSGTIQVTLFNPNKTVVKMFVVIYDLREMPANHQTFLRQRTFSVPVRREVKRSINKENIRQTEERLLRYLIHLRFQSSKSGKIYLHRDVRLLFSRKSMEVDSGAAYELKSYTESPTNPQFSPRC encoded by the exons ATACTTTAGATGAATACTTTGAATATGAAGCTGAGGAATTCCTGGTTTCCTTGGCCTTGTTGATTACTGAAGGTCGAACACCAGAATTTTCTGTAAAGGGTAGAACAGAGGGTTTCCATTGCCCTCCAGCACAGTCAAGTCAACCACTAACATCTAAGCATGAATGCACCGACAAATTGGCCCAG tgtcgtCAAGCCAGACGAACCAGGTCTGAGGTTATGCTACTGTGGAAAAATAATATTCCTATCATGATAGAAGTGATGCTACTTCCAGACTGTTGCTATAGTGATGAAGGGCCCACCACAGAAGGGAGTGATTTAAATGATCCTGCAATCAAACAAGATGCATTGCTGTTAGAAAGGTGGATTTTGGAGCCAGTTCCCCGACA aagTGGAGATCGCTTTATTGAAGAGAAGACGCTCTTATTGGCTGTCcgatcttttgttttcttttctcagttGAGCGCTTGGCTGAGTGTTTCACATGGTGCTGTTCCTCGTAATATTCTGTACAG AGTAAGTGCTGCAGATGTGGACCTGCAATGGACTTTCTCACAGACACCAACTGAACATGTGTTTCCTGTTCCTAATGTTTCTCACACTGTGGCCTTGAAAGTCAGTGTCCAGTCCTTGCCTAGACAATCTAACTATCCAGTTTTGACCTGTAGTATTCACACCAGCCTGGGCTTTTATGAAAAGGGAATACAAGAACATAATGTACATCAGCACTGTGATTCCATTGACGGAGAGCAGCGCAGCATGTCCAGTTCACAGCGTTCATGTGGAAAACAAACATGGACATTGATTCCTGAAGGCTTGCTTAATGCAAAAATATCCCCTGAATTTACTACATCAGTGAGAAATGTAAAACTTTATCCAGCAACTGGTTTTGGGTCTGCCTATGGGACATCACAGTCTAAAGTTCAGTGCTATAATGCAATGGGGGACAATAAGAAACAGCCACATGAAACATCAGTCAGAACTTTTAAATCCTTTTCTTTGGTTGATCCCCAAGTTCCAAATAGTCAGTGTTCCCGTCAGCCCATAGGAGAGACTAATCCTTTGATAGGTTCTTTACTTCTGGAGCGACAGGAAGTTATAGCAAGAATTGCTCAGCACTTGATTCACTGTGATCCATCTACTTCACGTGTTACTGGATGTCCATTCAACATGCATGAAACCAGTTCAAAAGTTTTTTGGAATACTTATGAAGATGAAAGCTTGCTGAAAAAAGGCAAGGAAACATCCTCTGTTTCTACTGCTAACATAGATATTATGTTATCAGAagactgcagtgaagacaagacaaGAGTAATATCAGAGAACCCATTGGTTGATTCCCATGTTCTTATGAACCACTGTTCTCGTCAGTCCATAGGAGAGACTAATCCTTTAATAGGTTCTTTACTTCTGGAGCGACAGGAAGTTATAGCAAGGATTGCCCAACATTTGATTCACTGTGATCCAGCTACTTCAGACATTACTGGGCATCCATTCAATATACATGAAAGCAGTTcaatcacttcaaaagtttttcaaAGTTCATATGAAGATGAAAACTTGTTGAAGAAAGGCAAGGAAACatcctctgtttctttctctaaGTCTGCCGTTACCATAAAAGACAGCAGTAAAGTAAAGACTAGAACACCTGATACCCCTCTTACATCTTATAGACTTGATGGTGAATTGAAGGCTTCTCCAAAACCCCAAGCAAGAAGAAAACTGATTCTAGCAAAACCCAGTGAGGTTGTCCAAAACACATTTCAGCAGACTCCAAATAAAACTACCAATTCGTTTACTAGCATAAATATATCATatagcaaagaaaataaatctgaACTGCCAGATAAACTGGACGCAGTTTCTGGTTGTCCACATAAAGACCAAATGACCAACAAAGGCATTGGTAAACAATGTTCAAATTTCAACACAACTGATGAACAGATTTGCAAAAATAAACTTAAAGAAAGAACAATCATGAGTGAGAATAGCAATGGAGGCTCTTTAATCAATCCACAGTTAGATAAATCCAAAATACTTGAAGGTACAAAAAAAGCGACACTAATGCAGGCATCTGATATTTTGCACAAAAATGAGCTTAAGTGTTTAGATAAAGATCCCAAAAAACCAAATATATGTGAGCAAAATACCCAACTTGTTAGtattgaaaattatttaaataaagacCATGACAgtttcaaatgcaaaaataagCAAGATAAACTGAAAACTGCACATGATGAGAATGAAGACCCAACGGACTATGAATTTCAAAGCAATTCTCAGAAGAAATCTGTAGAAGACTATTTGGATAGGTGTCAACGACTGAAGAATGCAGATGTGCTG AGAATACCACCACTCAAGCATTCAAGTATATGGCGGAAACACAATTTTCACTCTTTGGACGGGACTGTAACCAAGGCTTTCCATCCTCGAACTGGATTGCCTCTACTTTCAAGTCCT GTTCCTCAGAGAAAAACACAATCTGGGTGCTTTGATCTGGACTCATCTTTGCTGCGATTGAAATGTTTGTCTACAAGAAGGTATTCATCCTTTTCTACTCACAAGAAAGTGTGGGAGTATATTCAGTGGAATAATTACATATATAAACT tcCACAACAATATATAAACACAGACAATGACCCAGAAGGCCACGGGAAACCATTTCTGAGTTCCAGTGCTCCACCCATAACAAGTCTTAGCCTTCTAGGAAACTTTGAG GAGTCTGTCTTGAACTATCGTTTAGATCCCCTAGGCATTGTTGATGGCTTCACTGCTGAGGTGGGAGCAAGTGGAGTCTTTTGCCCTACGCACATGACTCTTCCAGTCGAAGTGTCATTCTACAGTGTTTCAGATGATAATGCACCCTCTCCCTATatg GGTGTGATTACTTTAGAAACCCTTGGTAAAAGGGGTTATCGGGTACCTCCTTCAGGAACCATACAAGTG ACCTTATTTAACCCTAATAAGACTGTGGTGAAAATGTTTGTGGTGATCTATGACTTACGAGAGATGCCAGCCAATCATCAAACATTCCTACGGCAAAGGACTTTTTCTGTTCCTGTGAGACGAGAAGTAAAGAGAAGCATCAATAAAGAAAACATTCGGCAGACTGAAGAAAGACTACTACGCTACCTCATACATCTGAG GTTCCAGAGTTCCAAATCTGGAAAGATCTACCTCCACAGAGATGTAAGACTCCTGTTCTCCcggaaatcaatggaagttgatAGTGGTGCTGCGTATGAACTCAAATCTTACACTGAATCTCCAACAAACCCTCAGTTTTCACCAAGATGTTAG